The Anolis carolinensis isolate JA03-04 chromosome 2, rAnoCar3.1.pri, whole genome shotgun sequence genome contains the following window.
ggagggggagattaAAGTATCTGGAGTGAATACATGAGCAATATCTATTGTGATTTTTGTGATTACTGTATGTCtaaatttttccacttttgttacAAATCAAAAGAAATTATCAATAAAAGATAAACCTGTTACAAGTTACTAGGGTTTCCATGCTATACAATTACAGCATTATAATTCCAGTTTAACTGCAAGGACCATTTCCAATGGATTTCTGGAGTTTGGAGTATGTTCAAAATATCTtttatagaatcagagttggaagagaccacaagggtcatgcagtccaacatcctgccatgcaggaaaagcgcaattaaagcacccccagcagatggccatctaatctATGATTAAAAACTTTCAAAGAagtagactccaccacactctgaaacaGCATATTCTACAGCCAAACAGCTCTTAATGTCaggtagttcttcctaatgtttaggtggaatcttttttcctgtaatttgaatctattgttctatgtcctagtctccagagcagcagaaaacaagcttacccccccccctcctcaatgtgatatttaaatatggctatcatgtcccagcATGGCTATCAGACCCAGCACCATCCAAGGGAGCCttaaagaagaccttaagatcatggggggaggggggctagcgggggggggggggcgctaggggctagtagggtgtatctagatgctgttttatgttttaatatcttaatgttaatggtttttaattgcatttatatgttgattgtttctatgtatgttgctatgttttatttgctttgtataatgaggcattgaatttttgcctaaatatatgttgtaagccattctgagtcccctgcggggggtgagaagagcaggatagaaatgaagttaataataataataataataataataataataataataataataataatgtccccttccaaccctcttttcttcaagctaaacagacccagctctctCAGCCatccctcatagggcttggtttccaaacttttgatcatGTTGGCCGCCCTGCTCCAGACATATTGCAGCTTGTTGAtatccttcttaaactgtggtgccaTGAACCGGACCTGGTATTCcatgtgaagtctgaccaaagcagaatagagtaggaTTGTGACTGCCCTCAACCTTGAGAGTATACTCCTATTGGCCAAGAATCCCATAGACCATTTTAGCTACTACATCAACAccattgactcatgttcagtttgtggtctactaagactcctagatccctttcacatatattgttttcaagccaagtgtcTCCCATGTCATATCTgagcattttgtttttatttattggaaatagcaaccttcttcaagcctccactatttgtttgtatataattcagattgcttatttattgtatatgtgtgtatgaagtttttcttaactctatgttgtgggaggggctgcagaccatatgaTCAGAACTAGCACTGTTCATggttcagactccattttagacctCAGACttcattggactttcagactagacagacactctattagactctcagaacggAGAGATGTTTTAGACTTTGGACAGTTGAGTATAAGAAAGATGCCCAGTGTTATCTGCAcatagaaactacttcaaattctatctgtaactgaactgtatgctgaatacatgaagtctgtgagtaaaccaactatgttacttttaaagaagtgtacttattttgtctcttgagagcatgatttaaaccaagtaaggagaaggttgactcaagcgaatttttaactcttctcagggagattcctgattttcccaGAACAgtggtgaatgccattttccaaaaggttatggaagtTTCCATTaaccaaaaggttatggcatcatttttccaaaaggttatgatttctaacaaggtcatacctttccaaagatcataattctCCAAAATTGTTGCCTAAATATAGTACTATACTTTTTTCCCTAttgacattcattttgttagttttggcccagctctctaatctgtttctGCTTGACCATTCTGTAAGCTCCTCCCTAACCTGCAAATCCTAAGAATCTACAAGATGTTGCCATGATTGTTATAGTGGAAAGACAGCACTACAATTACATAGTGTGGGAAGGCACAGAGATACTTAAATGTATACTGTTAGAAACAGTGTTGGACTAAACTGAAACATTTAACTTTCTAGTCCATTGAACATCGTCCCCATCCAAGCTTTTCCTATTTCAGTTAATTTGCCCCAAGCACTCTCACTGAACCAATTGTCTTTATAATTAATTTCTCTACTAAATTATTATTCTGATCCTCCCCAAaattatttgaaagaaaattagACTTCACTTGATTATGAAACAAATTTTCATATCAATCCAATGAAAAAGACATAGCTTTACAAGCAATGTAAATTGATAACTGTTGAAATGTCTTTTTAGGACTTCATCCTACAAGAGGGGAAGCAGCAGGTATCATCTTCTTTGCATGGCATTTCATaggattctgtctttaaagaagatgaatgTATTCACCTCCATTGCACAGGATCACCTCCTCTTTCTAGCTCAagcatttcaaggataccatcacacttttaaaaacaggcatcctttCTAAAATACCATTTTCCATGGGACCATTATCCTTAAacctctacaccaggcatgggcaaactttgaccatccaggtgttttggacttcaactcccacaattcttaacagcctaacaattgaagtccaaaacacctgtagggtcaaagtttgcccatgcctgctttgggAGATATCTCTTTCCAAGGAACCATTCCTACACTAAAGGAGACATGCatccttttggaaacacttctttccatgggactTTTCCTCTTACACCTCTATACTAAAGAAGACTGGTATCATTTTGGAAACACTACTTTCCATGTGACCATTCCCCTTAAATTCCTAAACTAAAGAAGAAAGGCATACTTTTGGAAACACCTCCTTCCATGGAATCATTACCCTTAAACCCCTACACTAAAGGACACAGTCAGACTTTTTCAAACACTTATTTGAACGGGACCCACACtgtctttaaaccactaatggaaACAGAAGGAGCATTAAGCAGACTACCCACATGAACACCCATACTGAAATGTCACAAAGTAATCAGACAAATCCACCACTTCCCAtcccaaggaaaaaaaaatatctgttttAAGTGTTCATATGCACATGGAGAGGAATTGAATTGACTTCTGCCCATCTCTGAAACCCTCCCATTTCCATATGCTGCAGAGATGAAGTCCCATGAACAACCACCAGAAGAAGTCCTCCATGAGAATCATTTCTTTAAAGTATGTATAAATGGGTAGAAACAGAGGAAAAtgtccatatgatgaggtccctatAAGAGAACTGCACTGTGTAGTTGGTTAGGAAATGGGGTTGCTGAATAGGCAAGAAAACTAGCTGAAGTTTGTAGTGAATTTTtgtgaaagaaaaataataataaataaattgggaaCTCACTTTGGAATGAATTACAACTTGTATTGTTGAGAGTACAACAATATATCCTTTCATTGGCAAGATAATTCAGGTGGAGAGAACTGTTGAGAAAGAATAACCCATTCACATATTGTGTAGATATAAATGTTGCATTATGAGTTAGGTTGGTTTCATGGGTATCAAACCAATAAAGGTGCTTATCTGGAAACCCTCCAGTTGCTGTGCATTCAACAGTGTCCTTCTTCCTTATGAGCTGCGGTTTAGTATAGGGTGCTGAAAAATATATAGGTTACAATAGGTTGAGCTACATAAAGAACAGATAGGAAATATGCAGTTTTTTTAAGGCCTAAAAGTTCAACCAAATTATCAAAAGCAAAATTGGTCttgttatacagtagattctcacttatccaagctaaacggtctggcagaaccttggataagcgaatatcttggataataaggagggattaaggaaaagcctattaaacatcaaattaggttatgattttacaaattaagcaccaaaacattatgttatacaacaaatttgacagaaaaagtaatttaatacgcagtaatgttatgttgcaattactgtatttacaaatttagcaccaaaatatcacgatatattgaaaaaattgactacaaaaatggattggataaaccagaagcttggataagcgagtcttggataagtgagactctactgtatttgtatccaTCCCACCTTCCATTGCCATGAGCTGGGAATTGTATACCTTGGATTTCTTATTTGTATGACAACAGTTATTCGGTATTAATAGAGAAATTTAAAGGCTTCCCTTCCAAAGACTCCTCCAGTCTATATACAAGAAAGCATAGAAACTCAAACTTACCAACAACAGTTAAACTGATGCTCTGAAAATTGAATCCATTGGAAgagttaagaaaaaaataataacatctcCCATCTGATATTTGTATACTGTTGAAAGTTAGGATGGCAAAATTGTCCAACTTCAGTGAAATTCTTCCATCAGCAGAAGTATTCTTTCCCTCAAGTGTGTTGATTTCAGGATCACCATGACAGCTGCAATTATTGTAAGGGCAGAATGTCACTGTGACATTAGTAATAGCTTTGTTGCTCCTGCAAGTAATATTAGTGTTTTTTCCATATTCTCCATTATTTTTCTCACATGAGAAATTTGCAAATGCTAAGAAAAAACAAAAGACATACACCAGTTACTAGTTGGGTCAGGCATTAAATAAAGGTTATTAAGCTAGCTATTACTGTAATCAATTACAGCATCctgtacagtcagctctccatatcaATAGATTCTGCACacatgaattcaaccatccatggcttggatatttttaaaaagcaaactttgattttgccattttatataaagaagattattttactataccattatatgTGATGGAACCTGAGAATTCACAGAGTTTGGTTTCCATGGATGTGTGTCTGCATGTGTCATAGAAACAAACTTCATTGAATACCAAGGGTCCATTGCACTTGTCAGTGAGGACGGGCATAGTTCAGTTATAGAGCACATATTTTGTAAGCACATGATTCTGAGTTCAGTCCCCACAGTCCCAGATAGTTATACTGGTAAATCCTATTAATGTTATTTGTGATTTATTTGTGATCAatgatacttcacttaggcagaaaaaatgaaatgcaaaaataaagaatgggggatgcctggcccgacagcagtacatgtgaaaaaagaccttagagtcctcgtggacaagttaaaatgagcctacaatgtgatgcggcggtggaaaaagccaatgggattttggcttgcataaataggggtatagcgtctagatccaaggaagtcatgctacccctctattctactttggtcagaccacacctggaatactgtgtccaattctgggcatcacagttgaagggagatgttgacaagctgaaaaacgtccagaggagggcgactaaaatgatgcagaacaatggcttcaaactacaggaaagaagattccacctgaagatcaggaagaacttcctcattgtgagggctgttcagcagtggaactctctcccctagactgtggtggaggctccttctttggaggcttttaagcagaggctggatggccacctgtcgggggtgctttgaatgagattttcctgcttcttt
Protein-coding sequences here:
- the LOC100558594 gene encoding uncharacterized protein LOC100558594 isoform X2; amino-acid sequence: MAFLQIIHLGLIILNIRSFGCAFANFSCEKNNGEYGKNTNITCRSNKAITNVTVTFCPYNNCSCHGDPEINTLEGKNTSADGRISLKLDNFAILTFNSIQISDGRCYYFFLNSSNGFNFQSISLTVVAPYTKPQLIRKKDTVECTATGGFPDKHLYWFDTHETNLTHNATFISTQYVNGLFFLNSSLHLNYLANERIYCCTLNNTSCNSFQNCACLTLEKITSSKSVSENTSRNSAPIVVIVVPAAAAAAVAVAVYFLRKKRGILQVFVPVKREPVPGECF
- the LOC100558594 gene encoding uncharacterized protein LOC100558594 isoform X1, with translation MAFLQIIHLGLIILNIRSFGCAFANFSCEKNNGEYGKNTNITCRSNKAITNVTVTFCPYNNCSCHGDPEINTLEGKNTSADGRISLKLDNFAILTFNSIQISDGRCYYFFLNSSNGFNFQSISLTVVAPYTKPQLIRKKDTVECTATGGFPDKHLYWFDTHETNLTHNATFISTQYVNGLFFLNSSLHLNYLANERIYCCTLNNTSCNSFQNCACLTLEKITSSKSVSENTSRNSAPIVVIVVPAAAAAAVAVAVYFLRKKRVPEYFLLGMSNMQWGKNEDKIFTDWIEKIWDIMNMDQLTFLLSRTHNKPKTMTDWTPVFCKFLFLSKENQCQGNVSESENQNKPKQKGEKSDQL